In Vanrija pseudolonga chromosome 4, complete sequence, a single window of DNA contains:
- the Ldah gene encoding Lipid droplet-associated hydrolase: MDSRLAFLKAPLPKAKAAPKAPADSTSTNGAVATPAAPSVPHRHSFEHAKSGAQGTVLVDYWPARHGVDSPPEHVLVFIPGNPGLPDYYHKFLNNLYDQLPDSYAIITSSHVGGDPSVDAPEEPLNIHQQTTTKVEFVEALQDSLGHWAKEHRADEPKLSISAHSMGTWMTVELLKRVKGIHAAYLLFPTLGWISNSYNGWKLWPMFHRPFRTAIPYLAHVAPYLPTYARLPAPTQALVSSYETLKHVLHLAHSEMEIIRTPDQAFFLGQTDLPEGQGVHGLWSSGNLDGWVGKDGPLIREWLGEKRAQTIEAPHAFCTSRRHSKNVADHVARWMLGSKHPDADTGRVHSVENGTTQTKNGKKRSARSRSRSTPYSR, from the exons aTGGACTCGCGTCTCGCTTTCCTCaaggcgccgctgcccaaggccaaggctgcgccGAAGGCTCCAGCAGACTCAACCTCGACgaacggcgccgtcgcgacaccagcagcaccctcGGTCCCCCACCGACACAGCTTTGAGCACGCGAAGAGCGGCGCACAGGGCACCGTGCTCGTTGACTACTGGcccgcgcggcacggcgtaGACTCGCCACCCGAGCATGTGCTCGTCTTCATCCCAG GCAACCCCGGTCTCCCAGACTACTACCACAAGTTCCTGAACAATCTGTACGACCAGCTGCCAGACTCGTACGCGATCATCACGTCGTcgcacgtcggcggggacCCGTCGGTCGATGCGCCCGAGGAGCCGCTCAACATTCACCagcagacgacgaccaaGGTCGAGTTTGTCGAGGCCCTCCAGGACTCCCTCGGCCACTGGGCCAAggagcaccgcgccgacgagcccaagCTCAGCATCTCGGCGCACTCGATGGGCACCTGGATGACCGTCGAGCTTCTCAAGCGCGTAAAGGGCATTCACGCCGCGTACCTCCTCTTCCCGACGCTCGGCTGGATCTCAAACTCGTACAACGGCTGGAAGCTCTGG CCCATGTTCCACAGGCCGTTCCGCACCGCGATCCCGTACCTTGCCCACGTCGCGCCTTACCTCCCAACGTACGCGCGCCTGCCGGCGCCAACCCAGGCGCTCGTGTCGTCCTACGAGACTCTCAAGCACGTCCTGCACCTCGCCCACTCGGAGATGGAGATTATCCGCACACCGGACCAGGCATTCTTCCTGGGCCAGACTGATCTGCCCGAGGGGCAGGGCGTTCACGGCCTCTGGTCGAGCGGAAACCTCGACGGCTGggtcggcaaggacggccCGCTCATCCGCGAGTGGCTtggcgagaagcgcgcgcaGACGATCGAGGCGCCACATGCCTTCTGCACCA GCCGGCGCCACTCGAAGAACGTCGCGGACCACGTCGCGCGCTGGATGTTGGGCTCGAAgcaccccgacgccgacactggCCGCGTCCATTCGGTCGAGAACGGCACCACGCAGACGAAAAACGGAAAGAAGCGATCCGCAAGAtccaggagcaggagcaccCCCTATTCTCGGTGA